A section of the Mangifera indica cultivar Alphonso chromosome 12, CATAS_Mindica_2.1, whole genome shotgun sequence genome encodes:
- the LOC123192925 gene encoding F-box protein At3g54460, translating into MDQTSFSDHKLCGYLCAVLTVNPPHSNLSQTLHFNTPCYIFTGGSETGFRSESGVALSPVYTRPRENCAVSKENLSAGTKRRLRRMGLVNGSISVVHQLQSLVNQKCVKIDARVIRVEIGEHGEARAVVLVDVYLPIAVWSGWQFPKFGSVAGAMFRHLSCDWAHRKTMLSDGGGYCKDSNGSTIWNISDCHVLHCSLHCGAPNSSKKKLFELHEVFKSLPTVLNQGKLDSSRIKPEYDSCSSGMSDVTDDILFSILTRLGPMDLVKVAATCRHLRTLAASIMPCMKLRLYPHQQAAVEWMLHRERNSEVLHHPLYMDFLTEDGFPFYVNTVSGTIVTGLVPTIRDFRGGMFCDEPGLGKTITALSLILKTQGTLADPPDGVQIFWCTHNGDQRCGYYDLSGDKSTCNNIFVEKRLVYPNASRRQLSLDKFSPVEDLKCSFPKRARLMDPGELIEGVGSFPGIGMISPSDTSSEPASPLFRCTRSLGRIRKNLFHADDLESSYSNYGKTKTKSSTKNRSNDSNHVFQKSQIGLSYIVSNNCNRTDKATADHFVSNETWVQCDACHKWRKVVDASVTEATSAWFCSMNTDLAHQSCRDPEETWDNCQSITYLPGFHIKGTASGTKQNVSFFISVLKEHYALINSKTKKALTWLTKLSPENLAQMETIGLTSPILGEGDGQGFRKIFQAFGLVRRLEKGTSRWYYPRTLDNLAFDLDALRIALCQPLDSVRLYLSRATLVVVPSYLVDHWKTQIQKHVRAGQLRLFVWTDHKKPSAHSLAWDYDIVITTFNRLSAEWGPRKKSPMMQVHWLRVMLDEGHTLGSSLNLTNKLQMAVSLAASNRWLLTGTPTPNTPNSQLSHLQPMLKFLHEEAYGNDHKAWETGILRPFELEMEGGRSRLLQLLRRCMISARKIDLQTIPPCIKVVTFLDFNEEHAKSYNELVVTVRRNILMADWNDPSHVESLLNPKQWKFRTTTIRNVRLSCCVAGHIKVTDAGEDIQETMDILVESGLDPASEEYAFIKYNLLYGGNCHRCKEWCRLPVITPCRHILCLGCVALDSERCTFPGCGNLYEMQSPEILTRPENPNPKWPVPKDLIELQPSYRQDDWNPDWQSTSSSKVAYLIEKLKALQEVDMNEDNGISHAKELVCPPQKSNLSELSEQNCYRPSLESYKSLPEKVIIFSQFLEHIHVIEQQLTIAGIKFAGMYSPMHSSNKIKSLATFQHDYSCLALLMDGSAALGLDLSFVTHVFLMEPIWDRSMEEQVISRAHRMGATRPIHVETLAMRGTIEEQMLEFLQDTDKCRRFLKEDFGKPDREGTRSHRTLHDLAESNYLAQLSFVRTNS; encoded by the exons ATGGACCAGACGTCGTTTTCTGACCACAAGCTCTGCGGTTACCTCTGTGCAGTTCTCACGGTTAATCCCCCTCATTCGAATCTCAGCCAAACCCTACATTTCAACACTCCATGTTATATCTTCACTGGCGGATCTGAAACCGGTTTCAGATCCGAAAGCGGCGTCGCTTTGTCCCCAGTTTACACTAGACCTCGCGAGAACTGCGCCGTCTCGAAGGAAAATTTGAGTGCAGGTACGAAACGGAGGCTGAGGAGGATGGGATTGGTTAACGGGAGCATTAGTGTGGTGCACCAGCTGCAGTCGTTGGTTAATCAGAAGTGTGTGAAGATTGACGCGCGAGTGATTCGCGTGGAGATTGGGGAACATGGGGAAGCCAGAGCTGTGGTGCTTGTGGATGTTTATTTGCCGATTGCTGTGTGGTCCGGTTGGCAGTTTCCGAAGTTCGGCTCCGTTGCTGGTGCTATGTTCAGACATTTGAG TTGTGATTGGGCACATAGAAAGACAATGCTTTCTGATGGTGGTGGATACTGTAAAGATTCAAATGGAAGTACAATTTGGAATATTTCTGATTGCCATGTTCTCCACTGCAGTTTGCACTGTGGTGCCCCTAATTCCTCTAAGAAAAAGCTTTTTGAACTGCATGAAGTTTTTAAGAGCTTGCCTACTGTATTAAATCAGGGTAAGCTTGATTCTTCTAGAATAAAGCCAGAGTATGATTCTTGCAGCTCTGGCATGTCAGATGTGACAGATGATATTCTTTTTTCTATACTAACTCGGCTTGGTCCAATGGACCTGGTCAAGGTTGCTGCAACTTGTCGTCATTTAAGAACCTTGGCTGCATCAATTATGCCTTGTATGAAACTCAGGCTTTATCCTCATCAGCAGGCTGCAGTTGAATGGATGTTGCACCGGGAGCGGAATTCTGAAGTTCTCCACCATCCTCTGTACATGGATTTCTTGACTGAAGATGGGTTTCCTTTCTATGTTAATACTGTTTCTGGTACTATTGTTACTGGGTTGGTCCCCACTATTAGAGACTTTCGTGGGGGAATGTTCTGTGATGAACCTGGACTAGGTAAGACTATAACTGCTCTATCTCTTATTCTGAAGACCCAAGGAACACTGGCTGATCCTCCGGATGGAGTTCAAATTTTCTGGTGCACTCATAATGGTGACCAGAGGTGTGGCTATTATGACCTTAGTGGTGATAAATCCACCTGTAACAATATCTTTGTAGAGAAAAGACTAGTGTATCCAAATGCTAGTCGGAGACAATTATCTTTAGATAAATTTAGTCCCGTCGAAGATCTGAAGTGCTCGTTCCCCAAAAGAGCTAGGTTGATGGATCCAGGTGAGCTAATTGAGGGAGTTGGCTCTTTTCCTGGCATAGGAATGATTTCACCATCAGATACAAGCTCTGAACCTGCTTCACCTTTATTTAGGTGCACAAGGAGCTTGGGTCGAATAAGGAAGAACCTTTTTCATGCTGATGATTTAGAGTCTAGTTATTCTAACTATGGCAAAACTAAAACAAAGTCATCCACAAAGAATCGTTCTAATGACTCTAACCATGTCTTTCAGAAATCTCAAATTGGTTTATCATATATAGTGTCAAACAATTGCAATAGGACTGACAAGGCTACTGCCGACCATTTTGTATCCAATGAAACTTGGGTTCAGTGTGATGCCTGTCACAAGTGGAGAAAGGTTGTAGATGCTAGTGTAACTGAAGCTACATCAGCTTGGTTTTGTAGTATGAACACAGACCTTGCGCATCAGAGTTGCAGGGATCCAGAAGAAACTTGGGATAATTGTCAGTCTATTACATACTTGCCAGGATTTCACATTAAGGGAACTGCTAGTGGAACAAAGCAAAATGTGTCTTTTTTTATCAGTGTGCTAAAGGAACATTATGCCCTGATAAATTCTAAAACAAAGAAAGCATTAACTTGGTTAACTAAACTTTCTCCAGAGAATCTTGCTCAAATGGAAACAATTGGTTTAACAAGTCCAATTTTAGGTGAGGGAGATGGCCAAGGGTTCCGAAAAATATTTCAAGCATTTGGTCTTGTGAGAAGACTGGAAAAGGGTACTAGTAGGTGGTATTATCCACGGACTCTTGATAACTTGGCCTTTGATTTGGATGCTCTCAGAATTGCTCTGTGTCAACCACTAGATTCGGTCAGGTTGTATTTATCAAGGGCAACTTTAGTAGTTGTTCCTTCTTATTTAGTTGACCACTGGAAAACCCAAATCCAGAAACATGTCAGAGCTGGACAGTTGCGGCTTTTTGTTTGGACTGATCATAAAAAGCCTTCTGCTCACAGTCTGGCTTGGGACTATGATATTGTTATCACTACCTTTAACCGTTTAAGTGCAGAATGGGGCCCCCGCAAGAAAAGTCCAATGATGCAAGTGCATTGGCTTAGGGTCATGTTAGATGAAGGACACACCCTTGGTTCAAGTCTTAACTTGACAAACAAATTGCAAATGGCTGTTTCATTGGCTGCTTCAAATCGTTGGCTATTAACTGGAACCCCTACTCCAAACACTCCAAATAGTCAGTTGTCTCATCTTCAACCAATGCTGAAGTTTCTTCATGAAGAAGCATATGGAAATGATCATAAGGCATGGGAGACTGGCATTCTTAGGCCATTTGAGCTAGAGATGGAAGGGGGTCGATCACGTTTATTGCAGTTGCTCCGTAGGTGCATGATTAGCGCTAGAAAGATAGATTTGCAAACCATTCCACCATGCATCAAGGTGGTAACATTTCTGGATTTTAATGAGGAGCATGCAAAAAGTTATAATGAACTGGTAGTTACAGTACGGCGCAATATATTAATGGCTGACTGGAATGATCCTTCCCATGTTGAAAGTTTACTGAATCCTAAGCAGTGGAAATTTCGAACTACTACTATTAGGAATGTCAGGTTATCATGCTGTGTAGCCGGACATATTAAAGTAACAGATGCTGGTGAGGATATTCAAGAAACAATGGATATTCTAGTTGAAAGTGGTCTTGATCCTGCTTCAGAGGAATATgctttcattaaatataatctCCTATATGGAGGCAACTGTCACAG GTGCAAGGAATGGTGCCGTCTACCTGTCATTACCCCCTGTAGGCATATTTTGTGCCTTGGATGTGTTGCATTGGACAGTGAAAGGTGTACCTTTCCTGGCTGTGGTAACTTATATGAAATGCAGTCTCCTGAAATATTAACCCGCCCTGAAAACCCCAACCCAAAGTGGCCTGTCCCAAAAGATCTTATTGAATTACAACCTTCGTATAGGCAG gaTGACTGGAATCCTGATTGGCAATCAACGTCCAGCAGTAAAGTTGCTTATCTGATAGAGAAGTTGAAGGCATTACAGGAGGTTGATATGAATGAAGATAATGGCATCAGCCATGCCAAGGAACTAGTTTGTCCACCTCAGAAGAGCAATTTGAGCGAATTGTCAGAGCAAAATTGCTATAGACCGAGTCTGGAGTCTTACAAGTCACTACCAGAGAAGGTTATAATCTTTTCTCAGTTTCTGGAGCATATACATGTGATCGAGCAGCAG TTAACAATTGCTGGCATCAAATTTGCTGGTATGTATAGTCCAATGCACTCTAGCAACAAG ATTAAGTCACTGGCGACATTCCAGCATGATTATAGCTGTCTGGCTCTTTTAATGGATGGAAGTGCTGCATTGGGTCTTGATTTGAGCTTTGTAACTCATGTGTTTTTAATGGAACCA